From the Paenibacillus sp. R14(2021) genome, the window GGAACCGCTGCTCTTCGGCCTCGTCGACAAGCTATTGCCGGCAGGCGGCGATCCCAGCGTGCGGAGAAGGAGTGCCGGATCTCCGCTTTCCGGTGCAGCCAGCAGGGTAATGGGGGCGCTCATCGGCGCTCTTCTTGGCGGGGGACGAGCTTTCATTCTCATGGCCTGCCTCTTCGTGTACGTCTCTGTGCTGCCCCACGCGTACGGGACTCATGCCATCGCAGCCTCCGAACTCTATAAGAAGACAGCTTCGGAGCTGCTGGACCCTGTCGCAGGGGATGTACTGAAGCAGGGACCCGTGTTCACGAATGCGGTGGAGGCTGAGTTCCGCCGCGTGCTCCAGCGCAAGTATGAAGTCATCGATGCTGCGGTTCCGCCGGGCATCGAAGCGGCAGCGGCGTCGGTCACGAAGCAGGACAGTACGGACGAGGCAAAGGCGAGAGATCTCTACGAGTGGGTCGGGACCCGGATTGCTTATGACTGGGACAAAGCGAATAATTATGTTGATCATGGCGTATGGAAAGAACAGACGCCGACTGAAACTTTTAGCACCCGAAAAGGCGTCTGTATAGATGTGGCCCGTTTGTATGCCGTCATGGCTCGGTCCGTCGGTCTTGAGGTGCGGGTAGTGACAGGTCTCGGCGCAGCCGGAGACGGCAGCTACGGCCCGCATGCATGGAATGAAGTGCGGCTCGCGGACAGCAGCGGCGCATGGATTCCGCTGGACGCAACCTGGGCATCATCCGGCAATTGGTTTAACCCGAAAGGATTCTCAAAAACGCATATTCGAGAAGCGTAACGGTATTGAGAGGAGATTGTGAACGTGCAGGACGATCCGCAGAAGCGGGAGATTTCGAACCGGCGAAACTTTTCGTTCCGGTTGAACTTATTCTTTTTTGCTACCTTTTTCTTGTTTAGTGTACTTATTGTTCGTCTTGCGATATTGCAGTTCGTTGAAGGTCCTTCGCTTCGCGAGGAAGAGGAGCGCAGGGGCTCGAACGAGGTGCGGATCCCTCCGATCCGGGGCAATATCTATGATTCCAGCGGCAAGGCGATTGCTTATTCGACCTCCACGC encodes:
- a CDS encoding transglutaminase domain-containing protein, with product MHTWVQSLLKPEPVALMVVLILLVSLMKGMRRGASGSAKHLFFFIWQAAAAIIGLLLAGRGASKLSPVVQEWLESRSIAVPQSELSALKQFWYTMITSLRDFDLLRFGVLFLLLYSLLRFMLHLLEPLLFGLVDKLLPAGGDPSVRRRSAGSPLSGAASRVMGALIGALLGGGRAFILMACLFVYVSVLPHAYGTHAIAASELYKKTASELLDPVAGDVLKQGPVFTNAVEAEFRRVLQRKYEVIDAAVPPGIEAAAASVTKQDSTDEAKARDLYEWVGTRIAYDWDKANNYVDHGVWKEQTPTETFSTRKGVCIDVARLYAVMARSVGLEVRVVTGLGAAGDGSYGPHAWNEVRLADSSGAWIPLDATWASSGNWFNPKGFSKTHIREA